The Chelatococcus sp. HY11 genome includes a window with the following:
- a CDS encoding sigma-70 family RNA polymerase sigma factor, with amino-acid sequence MEASANVKQDLLKAIPNLRAFAISLCGNPERADDLVQETLIRAWANLSSFTEGTNMVAWLYTILRNVFYSEYRKRSREVEDVEGRIAATQASPPPQDGHMNLRDFRQALDELPDDQREALILVGGAGLSYEEAAEICGCALGTIKSRVNRARTRLAHTLAVQSAHEFGLEPEWQAILDRSGSSRASR; translated from the coding sequence ATGGAGGCAAGTGCGAACGTTAAGCAGGATCTGCTGAAAGCCATCCCCAATCTGCGTGCTTTCGCCATATCGCTGTGCGGAAATCCCGAGCGAGCCGATGACCTCGTGCAGGAAACGCTGATCCGCGCCTGGGCCAATCTCTCGTCCTTCACCGAAGGCACGAATATGGTGGCGTGGCTTTATACGATCCTGCGCAATGTCTTCTATTCGGAGTATCGCAAGCGCAGCCGGGAGGTCGAGGATGTGGAAGGGCGCATCGCCGCCACGCAGGCCTCTCCGCCACCACAAGACGGGCACATGAACCTGCGGGATTTCCGTCAGGCGCTTGATGAGTTGCCTGACGATCAGCGCGAGGCGCTCATCCTTGTGGGTGGCGCTGGCTTATCCTATGAAGAGGCGGCAGAAATCTGCGGTTGCGCGCTTGGCACCATCAAGAGCCGGGTAAACCGTGCGCGCACTCGGCTCGCGCATACGCTGGCCGTGCAATCCGCTCACGAATTTGGCCTTGAGCCCGAATGGCAGGCCATCCTCGACCGTTCGGGGTCCTCGCGCGCCAGCCGTTAA